ATTTCTGTCTGGAGCATTCCTCACTTCCACTTCCATTACCTTTGTGGCTCCTTCGCCATCCTCCACGATTTTTTCCGCAAGGACCTGGTTGACCTCGTGTACGGCCTCGTAAAGCTTCCAGAAATCATCGGTTTCTTCCTGAATGGGTGTGTTTCCTGCTAGTCCATTTGCGAGTATGATCACCATGTCGTTGGTGCTCGTGTCACCGTCGACATCGATCATGTTGTAGGAATCGTCGACAGAGATCTTCAGGAGTTTTTTCAAGACATTTTCTGACACGTTCGCATCTGTAGTTATGAAGGAAAGCATCGTTGCCATGTTGGGATGTATCATGCCAGAGCCCTTTGCTATTCCAAGGACGGTGATCTCTTTTCCTTCTATCGTCACTTTTTTGCTGTGGATCTTTATCTTCGTGTCCGTTGTCATGATGGCTTCTGCAAAGGGAACCGGATCCTTTGAGAGATTTTTCACCGCCTCTTCAATCCCCAACTCCACTTTTTCCATTGGAAGTTGAACACCTATCACTCCTGTTGAAGACACAAGGACACTTTCAACAGGGATTTTGAGCTCTTTAGCTGTTTTCTCCGCCATCCTTCTTGCGTTGATCATTCCTTGCTTTCCCGTACAGGCGTTTGCTACACCACTGTTCACGGTAATCGCTCTGATTCCAGAAGGATTTTTCCTCAGAATTTCCATGTCGTAGATCACGGGTGCCGCCTTCACAACGTTCGTGGTGAAAACCCCGGCGGCGGTGCAGGGTACTTCAGAGAAGATGATCCCGAGGTCTTTTCTTTTCCTCTTTATTCTGCAGTGTACCCCCGCGTAGCTGAACCCTTTTGGAACGAGCACTTCTTTCCAACCCCTTTCATGGGTATATGGGAAGAGACTCCAGTCCTTCCGTTTCTTTTAGATCGAACATGATGTTCATGTTCTGTATCGCCTGACCCGATGCGCCCTTCACGAGGTTGTCTATGGCACTCATCAGAATGAGCGTTCCGGTTCTTTCTTCCAGCTGCATTCCTATGAAAACATGGTTCGAACCGTAACACCACTTCGTTGATGGGAACATCCCAAGAGGCAGTACATGCACAAACGGCTCTCCAGCGTAGAACTCCTGGTAAATCCTGTGGATCTTTTCTAGAGGAGCGCTTGTTTTCACGTAGATCGTAGAGAGGATTCCCCGCGTCATGGGAACAAGGTGCGGTGTAAATATCACTTTCACATCTTTTCCAGCTATTTTCTTCAGCTCCTGTTCCATCTCCGGAACATGCCTGTGCTTTGCCACGTTGTAAGGCTTCAGGTTTTCGTTCACCTCGGTGAAGATGTAATCGAGCTTTTCTTTTCTTCCTGCCCCCGACACACCCGACTTTGAGTCGACAACTATCGTATCAGTTTCCACAACACCTGCCTTCAGAGCTGGAGCAAGGGCAAGGATCACGCTTGTAGGATAACATCCTG
This DNA window, taken from Thermotoga sp. SG1, encodes the following:
- the argJ gene encoding bifunctional glutamate N-acetyltransferase/amino-acid acetyltransferase ArgJ — translated: MLVPKGFSYAGVHCRIKRKRKDLGIIFSEVPCTAAGVFTTNVVKAAPVIYDMEILRKNPSGIRAITVNSGVANACTGKQGMINARRMAEKTAKELKIPVESVLVSSTGVIGVQLPMEKVELGIEEAVKNLSKDPVPFAEAIMTTDTKIKIHSKKVTIEGKEITVLGIAKGSGMIHPNMATMLSFITTDANVSENVLKKLLKISVDDSYNMIDVDGDTSTNDMVIILANGLAGNTPIQEETDDFWKLYEAVHEVNQVLAEKIVEDGEGATKVMEVEVRNAPDRNSARLIARAIVSSNLVKTAIYGEDANWGRVIAAAGYSGAQFDPDRLDLFFESAAGRIKVAENGQGVDFDEATAKKILSEKKVRIVLDMKQGKEIARAWGCDLTEKYVEINGRYRT
- the argC gene encoding N-acetyl-gamma-glutamyl-phosphate reductase, with the translated sequence MIRVGIVGATGYTGIELFRLLKKHPSVKIVYMSSRTYAGKKMLEVYPSTLEEAVLEDFDARKISESCDVVFTALPAGVSYSLAMELQNVKIIDLGADFRFDDPDTYSKWYGNKLEGYNSIERVYGLPEIYRDSIKKARIVGNPGCYPTSVILALAPALKAGVVETDTIVVDSKSGVSGAGRKEKLDYIFTEVNENLKPYNVAKHRHVPEMEQELKKIAGKDVKVIFTPHLVPMTRGILSTIYVKTSAPLEKIHRIYQEFYAGEPFVHVLPLGMFPSTKWCYGSNHVFIGMQLEERTGTLILMSAIDNLVKGASGQAIQNMNIMFDLKETEGLESLPIYP